CGTTCGGTTGCTGTCGTGTGAGGCGTGCGGCAATGCCTCGGCGGTGTGGGTGCCGGAGTGTGGTCGGAGGTGCGGGTCGGATCCATTCTGGTGGCAGTCCCCTGGCGCGGGTGAAGGCCGCCGTGGCGGAACTGGCTTTGCACCGCTCGGTGGTTGCCGCGGCTCTAGTCGATGTTGAAGGTGATGGCTTTAGGCATGTTCCCTCGACAGTGAGGGGGGCTTCGATGGCAAGTTGTTGCGGTGACGGCGGTACGAGGCATCTGATCGAGACTGGCCGGGATCTTGGAGACGTGGAGATGTGCAGCGCTACGGATGAAAATCCTGTTCGGCTGTGGCTGGACCGGCGTTGATGGCACCTGCGGGTGTCATTCACCTTCCTGGAGGCTTCGTCGAGTGCAACGCCATCTTCCTCGCGACCTCGTATCGACAGCTGTCTCCGGGGCGAAAGCCTTGATTCGTAGGATCGGCATGATGGCAACGTCTTTGAGGTTGTTACTCTGTTGGGAGCATTGTGCTAGGAGACTCGAGGTTCCATGATGCGCTCCTCCGGTGTTCACCGCTGCCCGGATCTTTCTCCTCCGGCTCCATGTACGGTCGTCGCTGGCTAATCCAAGGAAGCTGGAGTTGCTGTTATTCGGAGGTCTTCAGTGTCGGCCGAGACGCGGCGAGGGGCTCGGTGTTGGGTAGGCTTTTTGTGTCGTAGCTGTGTTGTTGTGTTTGGTTGTCCTTGTACGAACCGGGTGTGGAGTTGATCGCCTTCATTGTTCGTAGCGAGTGGTAGACGTTGTTGTATGTCTTATTTCTCTCCTTCTATAAAGCTAAGGTACGCAATTTGCGTACCCTCGAAAAAAGAATCATAGTCTGAGATTTCCCAAACACTGTTCATAGGAATCACTGTTAAGCACATCAATGTTGACCACACTGTAGCATCCGATCTAAACCGCCGCTTTTTAATCCAACGGACGAGACCAGGCAAAGGTAGCGGTACTGTAGCTTCGCTAACTTTGCCACTGCAAGTCAGCGAATCTGAATCGAAGATATACGCAACCAGAGTAACATTTCTCGTCCGCTAATTCCGTCTGTTTAACGAAGAGACGCGCACTTATTGAAATCCAGCGACAGCCGCAGCGGGGGCGGCGTGTGCGGTCCGCAGCCGGTGGATTTGCGAATCCGGACGACGCTTTGCCCGGACGTGGATCCTCCGCAACCTCGCAGGCGTCGATGTGCCATCGGACGGCCGTCCCACTCCCCCGAGGTGTCACACCCACAGCAACCACCAGCGCCGCAGCCAGGTGGGCCAGGTGGTGCGGCGCCAGCGCGCTCGTCAGCCAAGCAGACGCCAGCGCGAGCAACTTTAGAGCGGCGCCGGGGCCCACGAGGCACCACGGCCGTCGATCGATCCGGATCGGACGGCCCGGGACGGTGTGAATGGACCTGGCTGGCTGCGTGTGGCTACCCTTTTGTGCCCCACCGGCAAGGGGGCGATCCCCTCCGCGTCCATTCCGCCCGTGGGAAGGGAAGGGTAGGGAAGAGCAgcgagccgccgcgccgcaccaccgcctcctcctcgtcctcccgCTGCTCCCCCTCCCCGATCCGATCGCCGCCGGCGCGGCAATATTTGGAACCCTCGGCGCCGATCGACCCATGCCGTACCACTGAGAACCGATCCCGCCGCCATCCGCCATCGTCATCCCCGCCGACCGCCTCCGCGTTTGATTCATCGCCCCGTGGAACCAGCACCGCCCGATCGGAAAGAGGAGGTGTGGAGGATGGCTTCCGTTGCCGCCGACCCGCACGCTGCCCTCGCTGGCGCGGGGACGCCGCCCCACGGTAGCCCCGTCGCGGGGAAGAGGGCGGCCGCCACCGCGTGGAAGCGCCCGGAGAACGGGCCGGTGCTGGTGGCGCCCGGGAGCCCCATCATGGACGCCGACTCCTGGCCGGCGCTTCCTGGGCTGGCCTCTCCCCAGCCGCCCACACCGCCCAAGGCGTCGCCTAAGGCCGCTCCTCCCCCTTCCACTGTGAGTTGTCAGTTCATCTCAGTTTCTGATTTACTTACTGTCGGAGTTGGATTTCGTATCAGTGCTTGATTCATTTACGATTTATTGCGGTTAGATTTCGTACCGTCTGATGATATTGCTTTTGCTATTGTTGGAATGGTCTCAGGTGGCAGCTATCTTGCCCGTGTCCTTGGACATCTCCGACGCTCCGGATGCTACCCCTGATCAGGACGCACTGGTacgttcttcccccttccactgTGAGCTGTTAGTTTATTTCAGTGTTCGTTTTACTTAGTATTATAGGAGTTGGATCCCGTCTCAGTGTTTGATCTATTTAGGATTGTTGGAGTTATATTTTGTATGGTCTGACCAGATTGTGTTTTGCTTGCTTGTGGGAATGGTCTCAGGAGACAGTGATTTTACCGGTGTCTTTGGACATCTCTGGCGCTCCGGATGCTACCACTGTTAAGGACGCTGGGACCAGTAGTCCACCGGTCCGGCGTGTGTTGATGATGCCTGCAGGGGATGACGGGCCAGAGATGCATGCTCTTATTCCAGAGCCATCTCTAGGATACTCTCCTAATGCCCGGAGCAATGGTACCGGCGTTCATCATCAGAATGGCCGTTTTGGTTCCCACCCTCATGGCCGAGGTGGCAGTTACGGTGGGGGGAGAAGGGGTAATGGTGGAGGTGGTAGTCGCCATGGTCATGAGCACCATGGTGGGTTTGATGggcaacggcgtggtggtggccGTAGAGATGGACATGGGCCAGGGCACCAGCATCGTGTTCACCAGCCACCGTACATTagggctcctcctcctctggctgTTTTAGCGGCGGGACCTCCCGCGCCACAATTTGCTGGCCCTGCTACTCCACAGACACCACCTTATGGAACTGCTGCTCCACAGACACCACCTTATGGGGCGCCTATGGGATTCCCTGGTATGTTATTCATGCTCTTTGTGAGAACATGACTTTGTGCAATTGTTATGTCACCTTAATTTGCTTTATTTTAAACAGCAGAGATGGCACCTCACGTTTACTATTTTGCCGTGCCCCCTTCGGATGGTCTTCAAGCCCTTCCTTTTGCGCCTCCTCCACCAACCCCTCCAGCCATGCTAATTTCTCCACTGGAACAACTTCAAAGGGACCTACTGGTGCAGATAGACTACTACTTTAGGTACTTCTCCGTCTATATTTATAGAAAACACTTTGCCACCACTGAGCTCACTTTATTGAGCCGCTTGCTCATTTTTTGCAGTGATGAAAATTTGTGCAAGGACATATTCTTGAGGAGACATATGGATGACCATGGTTGGGTGCCATTATCCTTGATTGCTGGCTTTAACCAGGTTAGTTTGCTGGTTTTACATGGTGGTTTTAGTTTAGAAAAATCCCCAGTTCTTTCTTGCTTTGCTACTATAATCCAGCAGTCTATTCGGAAACTCATCAATAGTCTAGTAATGTTCTGGTCACCTTCTATAGTTGTGTACTTGCTGATTGAGTGGGAGATGGAGAGTTGGCATTAAGCATTTTTTATCCATTCAAACCGAGTTTGCAGGTTTGCTATTTTGGTATCAGTTAACATTGGATGTTTAGTAATGGTGTGGTTGATTTGTTATCAGTTGGACATTGGATGTATAGTTATGGTGTGGTTGATATAACTTGGGTAAAGAGCTTTACATCATGCCTAGAAAATTTAGACACTGCCACATGAAGCTACAGTTGCATCGGAATTTGGATCCTGCACATCTTAAATTAGATAAATCTGTTCCAAGTTAATTTGTTATGATTATTTCTTCCCCTGTTACCTGATCGGTGTAAGTTCTTGGGTTACAAGAAGAGACATACTCAAATACTCTTTAAATGTAGCCGTTTGTTGTGGATTTCAATAAAATGAAAGCTGAGAACTTATATCCTGTGAACTTATATTCTGTGTAACTTTGATGTTCATGGTTGCATTGGCCATACACAAATAGTAGCATTGACGTTTATGGTGCTCTATAAGTCCTAGTTCTTCTGTCCAAATGCAAACACTGAACCTTGTGATTCTTTCTTCTGCTTTTGGCAAATCACTTCCTAACATTGGCACTTGTGTTCTGTTATCTGAGCTCCCTGCATTCAAAAATATAGGTCGTCTTAGGATGTGTGCATTCATTGCTTGCAAATGAAATCAGAACATGGAAGTTTACACCAAGATAATTTAAATTCCGGTTTGGATGCAACTTGAACATGAATTGACACTTGTTCCTTCAAAATAAAGAAATTTATCACATGCTTCTGTACTTGATAGCCCATAGTTGTTCTGTAGTAGCAATGTTTGGATGAATGATCAGTATAGAGGAAATGGAAAATTGAAGTTGTACGTAGTGGTTTGTATTGGACGGACTTGGACATGACTCTCTGGACATCGATAGCAACATCTTATAAAAAACAATTGGCGTTGTAATGTTACTAACATGACAATATAGCGAAACAAAAATGTCTAACTTGCATTTTTTTCGAGCAACCAGCAGGAGCGCTGCCTTCGCACTAAGGACTACCACTGGTGCGATAACATGAATTTAGGAAGTACACAGTCCCTGAAATAAGATCTGAATTCTTTTTTTTTTAGTTGGAAAATAATATCTAAATTCCTGGGGTCTGCTATGAATATCTATGATCTGGTTACATGAATATAGGAAGTACAGTGTCTCTGAAATAATATATAAATTCCTTTTTTTGAGTTGGAaaataatactccctctgttccgaaATATATGATGTTTTGGATAtctcaatatggactacatacggactgAAATGAGTGAAAAAACATGTCTATACACATAAAAAGAAGTTGGAACATCTTATaattcgggacggagggagtatctaaATTCCTGGGGTCTGCTATGAATAGAGGAGCGCTGCCTTCTCATTAAGAAAGGAATATAGTATTTACATACTATTTACATACTATTTACAGACTGGTGGTCATGTTTTTGGGTGGAACATGTTAAAATTCACCGTCTCTCAAGGACTACTGCTCGTGGTCGCGTGCGCCACCATTGCGATAACATGAATATAGGAAATACCCTTCTCCATGAAATAATATCTAAATTCCTTACTTTTAGTTGGAAAATAATATCTAAATTCCTGGGGTCTGCTATGAATATGTATGATCTGGTAATGTTGCACTTGAATTCACCTTAGCTTCTGCTACCACAGATTTATATGAAATTGCATGACTGACGGTTTGTGTTCCTTGTAGCTCCATCTGTAACATCTATGCTGGCCCACCACTCCACAAGCCATCCATTGTTTTTCAATATATCTTTATATTATTGTTTATTGTAGAGTGCATATGTATCAACTCTTTATTGGTAGCACCTGCAATCAAGTTCTGTTTTGGGCAATTCCTGCCCACTCTGTCATGAACTGTCTGCGGTTAAAAGGTTTTTTTCTGGATGGAAATAGTTGAAGACTGTCACTCGTATTTATGCAAGGTTTGGAAGAATGTCGCTGCTATATATATAGTCAATGGTCGTCACTTTAAAAGAACCTATAATTAGTTTAACTCACTTGTAAACTTTAAAGCGTTGACTTAGAAAAGCAAGTTATATTTTAGAACatttttttttccattttttctTGTCTTCAACAGTTTTCGTCTTGCTCATATATTTGCTAGAATTTTGCGATCCCTAAAAGCTGCCGTTTTGGACATTAGCAATGTCAAACCTCAAAACTTTGACTAGTAATTTTTGAATATATTTAGATTGGATACTTGAAAATTATGTGTACATTTGTCCCAAAAAGTACTTCCATGATATATAACTTTGTGTGTTATCTAAATAAAGTACATGGGAGATTAGTTGTCAACATAGAGACCTAACATGAAGATTATTAGGGTATCGGAGGGAGTATTATTCTTTTATTTTCTCTTGTCAGCATGATTATTTGATGTGATTAAGCTTTCTCATATTGTAATCAACAAACTTAAGGTCGCATGATGCTGGCAAAAACTGGTGCAGACATCAGTAGATTTTTGTCTGTGTAGATTCCCAGTTTTATTCCCAAGGTTGAGAATGATTGCCTTTTCCTCTTGTGTATCCAGAATACCATCTCCATGACTCCATCTTCTTGTCATGTTGACCTGAAAACTTTTGATTGTTTGTTATGCTTGTCTTCTGGATTAGTCATTTGCTTGTTTAAGTGTTGTGGATTTTTGCGTCATTCTGTCCTGGATGTGCATTATTTTTAATAGTTGAGGTAAACAAGACAGTGGTATGGCCCATAAGATTGCCAAGTGaatgctcttgtttttcttttCACTTGTTATTGTTTTGCAAGGCAGGAGATCGATCTAGTTAGGAATGTACAAATACGATTTGTTAGGAAACTAGAGATCCTCTTTTCCAGCACCAAGTCAGACTTTTCTATccatgtgtactccctccgttcggaattacttgtcgtagaaatggatgtatctagacattttttagttctagatacatccatttctgcgacaagtaattcgggacggagggagtattatgcAATCAATGAGAATTATCAACTACTATTAAAGTTATAATCCCTGTCCCCAACCTTTCCTCCCTCTCATCCACGGAGCCATGGCTCTAGCCTCACTCCTTGAAGCCATACCCTCATTGCTACACTCCTTGGTCCTGAGATCCTTATCAGCCCTAGCATGTGGCACTTACCATACACAAACTACTCTGAAAGTGGCTTGCACAAATgttcattttagagctaacaaaGGGTTCGTTAAAAGTTTTGGAGATTTCTAGTTCGAAAGGGAGCCATTTCTCTTTTCTGCTACTCTATTTTGTTTTGTAGCTGCCAGGTGTATTGTGCGGACGGCGGTTTGCTCTTACTCTACACTATACTTCATTGAGCATTTATAGCTGTGAAAAATTGTGCTTGTGCATCAGTTGCTATACCCTTTTTTTTCGAAAGCTACATCTGTTGCTATATCAAAGGGTCATTGCCTAGTAAATGCGGTGTCCTTTTCTGAGCATAATGAGATGAGACAACTCTATCCGGAATattcaaaaaatatattttgCTTTCTCTTTTACAAAAAAAGGACAGATTGCTCAACTAAATTATTTTGCACAGGTCCAAAGGCTCCTATATCGTATTGGACAAGTCAAAAACTTGACTAATAGTTTGCAGTTTATCTTGGATACAGTCAGGCAGTCTACTGTGGTGGAAGTACAGGTAATCAATTTTCTGACGTCATTTGCCATTATTTGACTTAATCTAAAATTAAACTTAATTGGTTGATGCTATAAATAACTTATAAACAACCGAAGCACAACTTTAGAAGGGTTGAACATGATATTCTAACATATCTTGCCATGCTGAAGATGTATGCGTTTGTAGGAGTGTTCCAAAGAAAATGGCTTCTCTTTCTGAACTCAACAATGCTAAGTTTGGTCTATAATCACAAATATAGATACCATGTATTAGATCCATTTAAAAAAGTTTGTATCTCCTCCTTCAATTATGGCCTACTATGTCACTCTTTATGCAATACCAGTGGGGCATAGCTTGTATGTCCACCTCTGGTTACAGACAACTAGGTAAGAATATTATAGAGTGCATGCCCTGTTTATGTCCAGATTATCCTTCTTGTTTATTTGAAGAGTTCCATTAGTATCCTTGATGGTCAGAAGCGATTGCTTAGAGCATTTTTATGATTCTACTActacctccattcctaaatatatgtctttttagagattcctctacggactacatacggagtaaaatgagtgaatctacactctaaaacatccggatgtagtccatagtggaatctctaaaaagacttatatttaggaacggaggaagtacacGATCTCATATTTCACCACACATGAATAGAACACCACATCTTCACTTGCAAAGTTCCTTTCATTAACAAAAAAATTATGTTAATTACAAGTCTAGGCCGCCATTTGTCATGTCAGATTGCATTTTTAAACACTACTACAATTGGCAGCTTATTGCTACAGTTCTTATGTAAACTTGCAATGAAGGTCACTTGAACCAGTCACATTCTAGGTCACTCGCTGCTTTCCTTAGCCGTACACGTATAATGCCGCATGCTCCATTTTGCTCTGTATTTAACATTGGTGACAAAGAACCCTGAATATGACCACTCTTTATCAAAATATTCCTTAGGTGACGTACTACCAGTCACACCACAGTTCCCATTGAAAGGCTTAACTTTTTTCTGCTTTGTTAGGGTGACAAAATACGGAGGCGTGCAAGATGGGAGATTTGGTTGCTTCCCAGACCAAATTATTCTGATGCCCCCGTGACATCCAACATTGATTCATTGGCGTCTCAGTTTGATCAATCTGTTGGACTTGAGGGGACATACTATCCTCGTGAAGCTCTCCTTACTAGATCAGCAACTTCAGTTAGTATAGGCTATCAAGCACCTACCTTCAGAGGACTACACA
This genomic window from Aegilops tauschii subsp. strangulata cultivar AL8/78 chromosome 4, Aet v6.0, whole genome shotgun sequence contains:
- the LOC109779088 gene encoding uncharacterized protein isoform X2, which translates into the protein MASVAADPHAALAGAGTPPHGSPVAGKRAAATAWKRPENGPVLVAPGSPIMDADSWPALPGLASPQPPTPPKASPKAAPPPSTVAAILPVSLDISDAPDATPDQDALETVILPVSLDISGAPDATTVKDAGTSSPPVRRVLMMPAGDDGPEMHALIPEPSLGYSPNARSNGTGVHHQNGRFGSHPHGRGGSYGGGRRGNGGGGSRHGHEHHGGFDGQRRGGGRRDGHGPGHQHRVHQPPYIRAPPPLAVLAAGPPAPQFAGPATPQTPPYGTAAPQTPPYGAPMGFPEMAPHVYYFAVPPSDGLQALPFAPPPPTPPAMLISPLEQLQRDLLVQIDYYFSDENLCKDIFLRRHMDDHGWVPLSLIAGFNQVQRLLYRIGQVKNLTNSLQFILDTVRQSTVVEVQGDKIRRRARWEIWLLPRPNYSDAPVTSNIDSLASQFDQSVGLEGTYYPREALLTRSATSVSIGYQAPTFRGLHSNGSGPIFGQQTERSLLRSDTF
- the LOC109779088 gene encoding uncharacterized protein isoform X1, producing MASVAADPHAALAGAGTPPHGSPVAGKRAAATAWKRPENGPVLVAPGSPIMDADSWPALPGLASPQPPTPPKASPKAAPPPSTVAAILPVSLDISDAPDATPDQDALETVILPVSLDISGAPDATTVKDAGTSSPPVRRVLMMPAGDDGPEMHALIPEPSLGYSPNARSNGTGVHHQNGRFGSHPHGRGGSYGGGRRGNGGGGSRHGHEHHGGFDGQRRGGGRRDGHGPGHQHRVHQPPYIRAPPPLAVLAAGPPAPQFAGPATPQTPPYGTAAPQTPPYGAPMGFPAEMAPHVYYFAVPPSDGLQALPFAPPPPTPPAMLISPLEQLQRDLLVQIDYYFSDENLCKDIFLRRHMDDHGWVPLSLIAGFNQVQRLLYRIGQVKNLTNSLQFILDTVRQSTVVEVQGDKIRRRARWEIWLLPRPNYSDAPVTSNIDSLASQFDQSVGLEGTYYPREALLTRSATSVSIGYQAPTFRGLHSNGSGPIFGQQTERSLLRSDTF
- the LOC109779088 gene encoding uncharacterized protein isoform X3, yielding MASVAADPHAALAGAGTPPHGSPVAGKRAAATAWKRPENGPVLVAPGSPIMDADSWPALPGLASPQPPTPPKASPKAAPPPSTVAAILPVSLDISDAPDATPDQDALETVILPVSLDISGAPDATTVKDAGTSSPPVRRVLMMPAGDDGPEMHALIPEPSLGYSPNARSNGTGVHHQNGRFGSHPHGRGGSYGGGRRGNGGGGSRHGHEHHGGFDGQRRGGGRRDGHGPGHQHRVHQPPYIRAPPPLAVLAAGPPAPQFAGPATPQTPPYGTAAPQTPPYGAPMGFPALPFAPPPPTPPAMLISPLEQLQRDLLVQIDYYFSDENLCKDIFLRRHMDDHGWVPLSLIAGFNQVQRLLYRIGQVKNLTNSLQFILDTVRQSTVVEVQGDKIRRRARWEIWLLPRPNYSDAPVTSNIDSLASQFDQSVGLEGTYYPREALLTRSATSVSIGYQAPTFRGLHSNGSGPIFGQQTERSLLRSDTF